One segment of Syngnathus scovelli strain Florida chromosome 6, RoL_Ssco_1.2, whole genome shotgun sequence DNA contains the following:
- the epx gene encoding eosinophil peroxidase, whose amino-acid sequence METLQGMIIILLLALPQRALLFKNTSVHAASVLVKEALCKAIELTDGAYAQTRERMKKSLSEGSLRPTDLLVHFKQTQSTSRTHVRAGELLDNTVELIREMVYTRSAKLELTDGSLELLSEADVENLLQATGCLAQRRTSGCPTGCVAERYRSITAHCNNREHPRWGSANIPYSRWLPPEYEDTWGTPRGWDSDHTYHNFSLPPVRLVSQEVLFTHNDNISLDSTLSHLLVEWGQWIDHDLVLTPQSPSTVAFRTGADCTRTCSRDSPCFPIEIPPSDPRYGLQRCMPFLRSAPSCLDGAGRPLHREQLNAITSFVDASMVYGSSDSQALELRDRSSLLGLMACNSQHSDGELAYLPFLPRPQDHLDPCGPREGSRQRDNATSCFQAGDSRANEHLGMVVLHTLFLREHNRLVKELHDINPHWSPNTLYQEARKIIGAIHQILTWEHYLPRVLGETAMSKQMPPYEAYDPNVDPSIANVFAAAAFRFAHVTVQPIVTRLGPGYAANSRHPSLPLHHSLFASWRVIQEGGIDPVLRGLLLSPAKLQTPGQMMVEELTERLFQAQGGLPLDLGALNLQRGRDHGLPGYSSWRRFCGLSVPNTKSELADILDSPTLAHKFQQLYGTPHNIDVWVGAISEPALPGGRVGPLLSCLLARQFRALRDGDRFWWERKGVFTSTQRTHLHAISLSRIICDNTHITHVPEDPFSRTENPDALLACLSPLIPKLDLSPWKEPESGEKRDQSCPYCVDSSVNSPQDPKCGPVPRIQSGYSLLCDSVIQYKCQAGFELQGSSSISCDAQSQQWSSPPPTCHDINECEQPIAVCPQYMECLNLPGSFSCSEFSSPSPVSTATAAIVVLGGVGGMLILLYCFRRWLPNRQSACAGGRQGES is encoded by the exons ATGGAGACTTTACAAGGG ATGATCATCATCCTCCTCTTGGCCCTCCCACAACGAGCGCTGTTGTTTAAAAACACCTCAG TACATGCGGCCTCTGTACTTGTAAAGGAGGCTCTTTGCAAGGCCATCGAGCTGACTGACGGCGCCTACGCTCAGACAAGAGAACG GATGAAGAAGTCTCTATCCGAAGGCTCCCTGAGACCAACCGATCTGCTGGTTCACTTCAAGCAGACTCAAAGCACAAGCAGGACTCACGTTCGCGCTGGCGAGCTGCTGGATAACACGGTGGAACTGATCCGAGAAATGGTCTACACGCGCAGTGCAAAGTTGGAACTAACGGACGGTTCATTAG AGCTGCTGAGTGAAGCAGATGTTGAAAATCTGCTTCAAGCCACTGGTTGCTTGGCTCAACGACGCACATCCGGATGTCCAACTGGCTGTGTGGCAGAACGTTACCGATCCATCACTGCTCACTGCAACAACAG AGAACATCCCAGATGGGGCTCTGCAAACATTCCCTACTCTCGCTGGTTGCCTCCAGAATATGAAGACACATGGGGAACACCAAGAGGCTGGGATTCAGACCACACCTACCATAACTTTAGCCTGCCGCCA GTCCGACTGGTGTCTCAGGAGGTTCTCTTCACTCACAATGACAACATCTCTCTGGACTCCACTTTGTCCCACCTGCTGGTCGAGTGGGGACAGTGGATTGACCACGACTTGGTGCTGACCCCCCAGAGCCCCAGCACGGTGGCTTTTCGGACCGGGGCGGACTGCACCCGGACCTGTAGCCGGGATTCGCCATGCTTCCCCATCGAG ATTCCACCATCTGATCCACGGTATGGCCTTCAGAGATGCATGCCCTTTTTGCGCTCTGCTCCAAGCTGTTTGGATGGAGCCGGGCGCCCGTTGCACCGTGAGCAGCTCAACGCCATCACCTCTTTTGTGGACGCCAGCATGGTGTACGGTAGCTCCGATAGCCAAGCTCTGGAGCTACGCGACCGCTCCTCGCTGCTCGGCTTGATGGCTTGTAACTCGCAGCACTCGGACGGGGAGCTGGCCTACCTGCCCTTCTTGCCTCGTCCGCAGGATCACTTGGATCCCTGTGGCCCGAGAGAAGGCTCCAGACAACGGGACAATGCCACGTCCTGCTTCCAAGCTG GTGATTCAAGAGCCAATGAGCATCTCGGCATGGTGGTCCTACACACGCTCTTCCTGCGAGAACATAACCGTCTGGTCAAAGAGCTTCATGACATAAACCCCCACTGGAGTCCCAACACCCTCTACCAGGAGGCCCGGAAGATCATAGGAGCCATCCACCAG ATCCTAACGTGGGAGCACTACCTTCCTCGAGTCCTCGGAGAGACGGCCATGTCCAAGCAGATGCCTCCCTACGAGGCTTATGACCCTAACGTGGATCCCAGCATCGCCAACGTCTTTGCCGCAGCCGCTTTTCGTTTTGCTCACGTCACTGTGCAGCCCATCGTGACCAGGCTCGGGCCAGGGTACGCCGCCAACTCTCGGCATCCCTCGCTCCCTCTGCATCATTCTTTGTTCGCCTCGTGGAGGGTCATCCAGGAGG GCGGTATCGACCCAGTACTACGTGGCCTCTTGCTGTCTCCTGCTAAGCTCCAGACTCCTGGTCAGATGATGGTGGAGGAACTGACAGAGCGTCTTTTTCAGGCGCAAGGTGGATTGCCACTGGACCTTGGGGCCCTCAACCTTCAACGGGGCCGGGACCACGGCCTGCCAG GATACAGCTCATGGCGAAGGTTCTGCGGTCTCTCGGTTCCCAACACAAAATCCGAGCTGGCAGACATCCTTGATAGCCCAACATTAGCTCATAAATTCCAGCAACTGTATGGCACGCCGCACAACATCGATGTGTGGGTAGGGGCCATTTCTGAACCGGCTTTACCCGGAGGCAGAGTGGGACCACTCTTGTCCTGCCTGCTAGCCCGACAATTCAGAGCCCTGCGAGACGGTGACAG GTTTTGGTGGGAGAGGAAGGGCGTGTTCACCAGCACGCAGAGGACACACCTCCACGCCATCTCTCTGTCCCGAATCATTTGTGACAACACCCACATCACCCATGTGCCCGAAGACCCCTTCTCACGCACAGAGAACCCGGACGCCCTGCTGGCTTGCTTAAGCCCACTCATCCCTAAACTCGACCTCAGCCCATGGAAAGAACCCGAATCCGGTGAGAAACGTGACCAaagttgtccgtattgtgttgacAGTTCTGTAAATTCTCCCCAAGATCCCAAGTGCGGTCCCGTACCCAGAATCCAGTCTGGCTACTCCTTGCTTTGCGACTCTGTGATCCAGTATAAGTGTCAAGCTGGTTTTGAGCTACAAGGTTCTTCATCTATCAGCTGTGATGCGCAAAGTCAACAGTGGAGCTCCCCACCTCCAACATGCCACG ACATTAACGAGTGTGAGCAACCAATTGCTGTTTGCCCACAATATATGGAATGTCTCAACCTGCCAGGTTCTTTTTCTTGCTCAG agttctcCTCGCCGTCCCCCGTCTC